From the genome of Bacteroidales bacterium:
AAGGTGATTTTGCAATGGTAATGGGATATCCGGGAGGCACTACCAGATATATGACTTCTTGGGGTGTTGAAAACGAAATGAATAATATTAATAAGATAAGAATTAAACTTCGCGGTATCAAACAAGATATTATGAAAAAAGAAATGGATGCAAGCGATAAAATTAGAATTCAATATGCTTCAAAGTATTCAAGATCAACCAATTATTATAAGTATTCAATCGGACAAAACAACGGTCTGAAAGCTCTGAATGTTATCGGAAAGAAACAAAATAAAGAAAAAGATATTGAAAATTGGATTAATAAAAAGAAAGAAAGAAAAGAAAAATATGCAGAAGCTCTTTCAATTATTGAAAAGTCATTAAAGGAACTGAATGAATCCAATATTGCACAAAATTATTGGGTTGAATCTTTTTGGTTAGGTCCTGAAGTTGTCAGATTTTCATTAAGAAGTTATTATGCATTGCAAAAAGCTGTCGGAAATGAAGATGCTGTTAAAGAAATTAAAGAAAATGCAAAAGAATTTTTCAAAGATTTTTATCAACCAATTGATAAAGCAGTATTTATTGCTATGTGTGAAACATATAAAAAAGATATTCCCGAATCTTATTATCCGACTTTCTTTGAAAAAGTAGAGAACGACTATGAAGGGGACTTTAAAAAATATGCAGATTATTTATATTCTACTTCAATCTTTGTTGATAAAGATAAATTTTTTAAATTTTTAGAAGATCCGGATATGACCGAACTTGAAAAAGATCCGGGAATAATTGTTGCAAATTCAATATATACATTATATATGCAAAAGCAACTTGAAACTGAAGAAATGATGTATGATCTAAATAAAGGAAGAAGAAAATATCTTGCCGCCTTATTAGAAAAAGAAGCAGATATTGCTCATTATCCTGATGCTAATTCAACAATGAGATTATCTTACGGTTCTGTTGGAGATTATGAGCCAAAAGATGCAGTTTTATATAAACACTATACAACTTTAGCAGGTTATATGGAAAAAGAAAACGAAGGATCTCCGAAAAATGATGAATTCTATGTTCATCAAAAATTAAAAGACCTGTATAAAAACAAAGATTACGGGCAATATGCTAATAAATTATCTGACGGATCAACAGAAATGAGAGTTTGTTTTACAACTGATAACGATATTACAGGCGGTAACTCGGGGAGTCCGGTTATTAACGGAAACGGTGAGTTAATAGGAATTGCTTTTGACGGAAACTGGGAAGCAATGAGCGGAGATATTGCATTTGAAACGGAACTTCAAAAATGCATAAATGTTGATATAAGATATGTTTTATTTGTAATCGACAAATATGCAGGCGCATCTCATTTAATAAAAGAAATGAAAATTATAAAATAAATCCGGATAAAAACTCTTTTCATAAAGAAAGCTGTCTCAAAACAAGATTTTTTGTGAGACAGCTTTTTTTATTTTTGATAGTTTCGTATTTATTTCTATTTTTAGACCTTGTTAAGTAATGCTGATGAAATCTAAAATAATCATAACAATTATAATTTCAATTCTTCTTTTTAATCTGAAAGCAATTGATGCACAATGCCTTGATTTTGTTAAAACAAAAGGCTTTGAGATTCTTAATACCGAAAAATATATGCCTGAAGGACGATTTGATGCCATGATGCTTAGTGAAGGAGATAATTTAACTGTTTATAAATCTTTTTTCAGAGGAAAAACCTATAGAGTTGTTGTAATAGGGGCAGAAAACTTACCTGCTCTTAATTTCAAAATAAAAACCATGCAGGGTAAAGTAATTTATGATAATACTACAGACGGAAATAAAACCCAATGGAATTATACTTCTGATCGAAATCAAAACTTAATAGTGTATATAGAAATCCCTGTAAAACAAACCCAACCAAATACAGGCTGTGTTGCTGTTGTTTTGGGTCATAAAATGAACTAATTTCACTTATTTTAAAAACCTAATAATCAAAAATAAAAAGAGCCGCTTCACAGCAGCTCTTAGTTTTATAATATTTCCTAATTTTTTATACTAAGCCTTGGGCCAACATTGCATCAGCAATTTTTACAAAACCTGCAATATTTGCTCCTTTAACATAATCAACAAATCCGTCATCTTCAGTTCCGTATTTTCTGCATGACTCATGAATATCTTTCATGATTCTTTGTAATTTTTGATCAACTTCTTCTGCAGTCCAACTGAAGCGTAATGAGTTTTGGCTCATTTCTAAACCTGAAACTGCAACACCTCCAGCATTAGAAGCTTTACCCGGAGCATAAAGAATTTCTGCTTTATGAAAAATCTCAATAGCTTCAGGTGTACAAGGCATATTTGCCCCTTCTGAAATACAAATTACTCCGTTATCAACTAATTGTTTAGCATCCTCTGCGTTCAATTCATTTTGAATTGCACATGGTAATGCAATATCAACTTTTTGCTCCCACGGTCTTTTATTCGGGAAGAATTCAACATCAAATTCATCAGCATAAGGTTGAACAACATCATTATTTGTAGCTCTTAACTCAAGCATATATTCAATTTTTTCTCCTGTAATGCCGTCAGGATCATAAATATATCCGTCAGGACCTGAAAGTGTAACAACTTTTCCGCCGAGATCATTCACTTTTTGTACAGCTCCCCAAGAAACATTACCGAAACCTGAAACAGCAACAGTTTTACCTTTAAAAGAATCGCCTTTTGTGGCTAACATTTCTTGTGCAAAATAAACATTACCGAAACCTGTAGCTTCAGGACGCATTAAACTTCCGCCCCATTCTCTTCCTTTACCTGTCAGTACTCCGGTAAATTCATTTCTTAATCGTTTATATTGACCAAACAAATATCCGATTTCTCTTCCGCCTACACCAATATCACCGGCAGGTATATCAGTATTCGGTCCTATGTGTCGTTGTAATTCCGACATAAAACTTTGACAAAAACGCATAATTTCATTATCTGATTTTCCTTTTGGGTTAAAATCAGACCCTCCTTTTCCGCCACCCATTGGTAAGGTTGTTAAACTGTTTTTTAAGATCTGCTCGAAACCGAGAAATTTCAAAATACTTAAATTCACACTCGGGTGAAATCTTAAACCACCTTTGTATGGTCCGATTGCACTGTTAAACTCAATACGATAACCTTTATTTACACGAAACTCACCTTTATCATCTTGCCAAGGAACTCTGAACAAGATAACTCTTTCAGGCTCAATTAGACGTTCTAATATTTTAGCATCTTCGTACTTAGGATTATTTTCAATAAAGGGAATAATAACTTCCGCAACTTCTTGAACTGCTTGGTGAAATTCTTTTTCACCGGCATTTCGGGCAATTACATCACCCATAAATTTATTTATTTTTTCTGTCATTTTAATATAATTTAGAAATTCATTTTTTTTACAAATGTATATTATTTTTTATTAATGACATACTATAAATCAAGCATTTTTTATTTTGCCTAATCGTCTGATATGCAGCCATGTATCAAATTAAAAAAGATGTTAAAAAACAAGCCCTGATAATTATCATAATTCTGAATGTTGAAAATTTTAAAAAATTATGCAGAAAAGTTTGCATAAAAAGAAAAGATATTGACATTTGCAAACTTTTTTAAAATCCTTATATTTTTTAAACATTAAATATTAAAATCATGAGTATAAATTTTATTGATATTTTATCAGTTTTTATGGTATTGTTTGCCGTGATAGATATTGTTGGTTCGATACCAATAATAATAGACATTAAAGCAAGAGGAAATAAGATACAAGCTTTTAAAACAACTATTGTATCACTTATTATTTTAGTTTTATTCTTGTTTGTCGGAGAAGCACTACTCGGTATATTTGGTGTAGATATTGCCTCATTTGCTATTGCCGGTTCATTTATTCTTTTCTTCCTTGCTTTGGAAATGGTATTGGGAATTGAATTATTTAAAGGTTCAACACCTGAAGGAGCATCAATTGTACCTTTGGCTTTCCCGTTAATTGCGGGAGCCGGTTCAATTACAACGTTGCTTTCTTTGCGAGCTGAATATTCATCTTTAAATATTTTTATTGCATTAGTATTGAATATGATAGTTGTATTCTTTGTTTTAAAAACTACAAAATATTTAGAAAAAATTTTAGGGCAATCAGGAATTACTATTCTCAGAAAAATATTCGGAATTATATTACTTTCAATTGCAATTAAATTATTTATGTCTAACGCAGCATCATCAATTGAAACTCATTTTCCCGGATTGTTAAGTAAATTATAAAAAAAAAATCTATAACTTTACTGAAAATTTAAACCGTAAATTATGCAAAATATCAGCACCTTTAATTTTACAAATAAAAAAGTAATTGTTAGGGTTGACTTTAACGTACCGTTGAATAACCAACTTGAAGTTACTGATGATACAAGAATTACAGCAGCATTACCGACAATAAAAAAAATAACAGAAACCGGATATGTTATATTAATGTCGCACCTCGGCAGACCGAAAGAAAAAGAAGAAAAATTTTCGCTGAAGCATGTGGTACCAAAACTTTCAGAATTGTTGGGAAAAGAAGTAATGTTTGTAAATGATTGTATCGGACAAGAAGTAAAAGATAAGATTGCTGAGATGAAAATCGGAGATATCTTATTACTTGAAAATTTAAGATATTATCCTGAAGAAAAAAAAGGAGATAAAGATTTTGCAAAGCAATTATCTGATTTGGCAGATGTATATGTAAATGATGCTTTTGGAACGGCTCACAGAGCACATGCTTCCACGGCAATTATTGCTGATTTCTTTCCTGAAAATAAGATGTTCGGTTATTTGATTGAGAATGAGTTAGAAAGTCTCCAAAAAGTATTAGCTGATCCTCAAAAACCGTTTACTGCAATTCTCGGCGGAGCAAAAGTTTCTTCAAAAATTACTGTAATAGAGCAAATGCTTGATAATGTTGATAATTTGATTATTGCCGGAGGTATGACCTATACTTTTATTAAAGCACAAGGCGGAAATATAGGTTCATC
Proteins encoded in this window:
- a CDS encoding S46 family peptidase; translated protein: MKKFLSVLIIFTLILNTSVKADGDDEGMWLTLLVQKLNMQKMKAMGLKLNAEEIYSINKGSLKDAVIVLDHGSCTGELVSADGLFLTNHHCGYGEIQAHSSVEHDYLTEGFWAMSRDEELPNPGKTVSFLISIEDVTAKVNAVITDEMSEKERESVIMKLSDKLEKEAVENSKEWYEAKVVPFFEGNNYYLFVSETFTDVRLVGAPPSSIGKYGADTDNWMWPRHTGDFSMFRIYCAPDGKPAEYSEDNVPFHPKKFFPISIKGYKKGDFAMVMGYPGGTTRYMTSWGVENEMNNINKIRIKLRGIKQDIMKKEMDASDKIRIQYASKYSRSTNYYKYSIGQNNGLKALNVIGKKQNKEKDIENWINKKKERKEKYAEALSIIEKSLKELNESNIAQNYWVESFWLGPEVVRFSLRSYYALQKAVGNEDAVKEIKENAKEFFKDFYQPIDKAVFIAMCETYKKDIPESYYPTFFEKVENDYEGDFKKYADYLYSTSIFVDKDKFFKFLEDPDMTELEKDPGIIVANSIYTLYMQKQLETEEMMYDLNKGRRKYLAALLEKEADIAHYPDANSTMRLSYGSVGDYEPKDAVLYKHYTTLAGYMEKENEGSPKNDEFYVHQKLKDLYKNKDYGQYANKLSDGSTEMRVCFTTDNDITGGNSGSPVINGNGELIGIAFDGNWEAMSGDIAFETELQKCINVDIRYVLFVIDKYAGASHLIKEMKIIK
- the gdhA gene encoding NADP-specific glutamate dehydrogenase; the protein is MTEKINKFMGDVIARNAGEKEFHQAVQEVAEVIIPFIENNPKYEDAKILERLIEPERVILFRVPWQDDKGEFRVNKGYRIEFNSAIGPYKGGLRFHPSVNLSILKFLGFEQILKNSLTTLPMGGGKGGSDFNPKGKSDNEIMRFCQSFMSELQRHIGPNTDIPAGDIGVGGREIGYLFGQYKRLRNEFTGVLTGKGREWGGSLMRPEATGFGNVYFAQEMLATKGDSFKGKTVAVSGFGNVSWGAVQKVNDLGGKVVTLSGPDGYIYDPDGITGEKIEYMLELRATNNDVVQPYADEFDVEFFPNKRPWEQKVDIALPCAIQNELNAEDAKQLVDNGVICISEGANMPCTPEAIEIFHKAEILYAPGKASNAGGVAVSGLEMSQNSLRFSWTAEEVDQKLQRIMKDIHESCRKYGTEDDGFVDYVKGANIAGFVKIADAMLAQGLV
- a CDS encoding MarC family protein yields the protein MSINFIDILSVFMVLFAVIDIVGSIPIIIDIKARGNKIQAFKTTIVSLIILVLFLFVGEALLGIFGVDIASFAIAGSFILFFLALEMVLGIELFKGSTPEGASIVPLAFPLIAGAGSITTLLSLRAEYSSLNIFIALVLNMIVVFFVLKTTKYLEKILGQSGITILRKIFGIILLSIAIKLFMSNAASSIETHFPGLLSKL
- a CDS encoding phosphoglycerate kinase, giving the protein MQNISTFNFTNKKVIVRVDFNVPLNNQLEVTDDTRITAALPTIKKITETGYVILMSHLGRPKEKEEKFSLKHVVPKLSELLGKEVMFVNDCIGQEVKDKIAEMKIGDILLLENLRYYPEEKKGDKDFAKQLSDLADVYVNDAFGTAHRAHASTAIIADFFPENKMFGYLIENELESLQKVLADPQKPFTAILGGAKVSSKITVIEQMLDNVDNLIIAGGMTYTFIKAQGGNIGSSLAEDEYIDTAKEIMTKAKELGTNLILPVDSVNADKFANDANTELTAVDQISEGWMGLDIGQKTIDLFSETIKNSKTILWNGPAGVFEMDNFANGTIQIAKALVEATSNGAFTLIGGGDSVAALKKYNLQDKVSYVSTGGGAMLEFLEGKDLPGIAAVKK